From the Malus domestica chromosome 17, GDT2T_hap1 genome, one window contains:
- the LOC103417281 gene encoding putative pentatricopeptide repeat-containing protein At1g16830 isoform X1: MEIVWRFRYCFLHRGPTQIIRALRMLPICHFSSPKMCPTNKTQENFPKLFDRQTSKLNHQDVHSTLLNCPSDLIALRFFLWCAGQHNFFHNKIVIDHMVGVIKRVMEQYRTVKLVIRELESMGCVVKSQTFLLLLRIYWRGEMYTMVFEAIELMGTYGFTPNTFARNIIIDALFKIGHVNLAIKFLKETRRPNFLTFNIALCNLCNINDLYHIGDVFRMMLQWGYSPKVETFEMILSCLCKMGKIVEAHQVLGLLITLGIAVSVNVWSMLMNGFCRLQRLDVAGKLLEKMVETGSSPSIVTYTTLIRGFLKSNMVSEAFNILNIMESKGYAPDLVLCNVLIDSFAKAGRCDDAINVFVSMRSRNLAPDSCTVSSLLSTLCLSRRFDMLPKLVRGLDIEADLLLCNSLLCYFCKAKFPSLAVKFYNDMLDNGLTPDKYTFVGLVDGLCKAKRVDEAVDAYHGILQSFPGQDAYIHTVVMDGLIKVRKFNAAIRVFRKAVEEGYTLDVAAYTVAIIGLFMGGRAGEAWSLYCQMKEVGLALTVHTYNVMVSGFVKERDLNMVNLLLQEMIEAKVELSSNTFLRLSKFLCRPYLSSSVIELWIEMRSLGLISSKVVQELLSDEVAKGMKVDDGLIAISDVTSETDRSVEASGSEDVYDVAASMA, translated from the coding sequence ATGGAAATAGTATGGAGATTTAGGTATTGTTTTCTACACAGAGGGCCAACCCAAATCATCAGAGCACTGCGCATGCTGCCTATCTGCCACTTTTCATCGCCAAAGATGTGTCCAACTAACAAAACCCAGGAAAATTTCCCGAAACTTTTTGACCGACAAACAAGTAAACTCAATCATCAAGATGTGCATTCCACTTTATTGAACTGCCCTTCTGATTTGATTGCACTGAGATTCTTCTTGTGGTGTGCCGGacaacataatttttttcacaATAAGATTGTGAttgatcacatggttggtgTGATCAAGCGCGTGATGGAACAATACAGAACCGTTAAATTGGTTATTAGGGAACTAGAGAGCATGGGGTGTGTTGTAAAATCTCAAACATTTTTGCTGTTGTTGAGGATTTATTGGCGTGGCGAAATGTATACAATGGTCTTTGAGGCTATTGAGCTAATGGGTACTTATGGCTTTACTCCAAACACATTTGCTCGTAACATAATCATTGATGCGTTGTTCAAAATTGGGCATGTGAATTTAGCTATTAAGTTTCTGAAAGAGACCCGAAGGCCAAATTTTTTGACTTTTAACATTGCACTGTGTAATTTATGTAATATCAATGATTTATATCACATTGGAGATGTGTTTAGAATGATGTTGCAATGGGGATATAGCCCCAAAGTGGAGACATTTGAGATGATTTTGAGCTGTTTATGCAAAATGGGTAAAATAGTGGAGGCGCATCAAGTTTTGGGTCTATTGATTACTTTGGGTATTGCTGTGTCTGTAAATGTTTGGAGTATGTTGATGAATGGGTTTTGTCGGTTGCAGAGACTTGATGTGGCTGGTAAGTTATTGGAGAAGATGGTTGAGACTGGTTCTTCTCCTAGTATTGTAACGTACACGACTTTAATCAGGGGATTTTTAAAATCTAATATGGTTAGTGAAGCATTCAATATTCTAAATATTATGGAATCCAAAGGATATGCCCCTGACCTCGTTCTTTGTAATGTGTTAATAGACTCCTTTGCCAAAGCTGGGAGGTGTGATGATGCCATTAATGTTTTTGTTAGCATGCGATCACGGAACTTGGCTCCTGATTCTTGTACTGTCTCTTCATTATTATCTACCTTGTGTTTGTCTAGGAGGTTTGATATGTTACCCAAGTTGGTTCGTGGACTTGACATAGAAGCTGACTTATTGCTATGTAACTCACTTCTCTGTTATTTTTGTAAAGCCAAGTTTCCGTCTCTTGCTGTAAAGTTTTATAATGATATGCTTGATAATGGCCTTACCCCAGATAAGTATACTTTTGTTGGATTAGTAGATGGGTTATGCAAGGCAAAAAGAGTTGATGAAGCAGTTGATGCGTATCATGGGATTCTCCAGAGTTTCCCTGGACAGGATGCTTATATTCATACTGTGGTCATGGATGGGCTTATAAAGGTCCGTAAATTTAATGCGGCCATTAGAGTGTTTAGAAAAGCAGTTGAAGAGGGCTACACCCTTGATGTTGCAGCATACACAGTTGCCATTATAGGGCTCTTTATGGGTGGTAGAGCTGGAGAGGCTTGGTCACTCTATTGCCAGATGAAGGAAGTCGGCTTGGCTCTTACTGTACATACATACAATGTAATGGTCTCTGGTTTTGTTAAAGAAAGAGATCTTAATATGGTTAATTTACTGCTACAAGAGATGATAGAAGCAAAAGTAGAACTGAGCTCCAATACTTTCTTGAGATTATCAAAATTCCTCTGTAGACCATATCTTTCTAGTTCAGTTATTGAACTATGGATTGAGATGAGAAGTTTGGGTTTGATATCTTCTAAAGTAGTGCAAGAATTACTTTCTGATGAAGTTGCCAAAGGCATGAAAGTAGATGATGGCCTAATTGCAATTTCAGACGTTACTTCAGAAACTGATCGATCTGTGGAGGCATCTGGCTCTGAAGACGTTTATGATGTGGCTGCTTCAATGGCTTGA
- the LOC103417281 gene encoding putative pentatricopeptide repeat-containing protein At1g16830 isoform X4 — protein MMSGKQMKRLDVAGKLLEKMVETGSSPSIVTYTTLIRGFLKSNMVSEAFNILNIMESKGYAPDLVLCNVLIDSFAKAGRCDDAINVFVSMRSRNLAPDSCTVSSLLSTLCLSRRFDMLPKLVRGLDIEADLLLCNSLLCYFCKAKFPSLAVKFYNDMLDNGLTPDKYTFVGLVDGLCKAKRVDEAVDAYHGILQSFPGQDAYIHTVVMDGLIKVRKFNAAIRVFRKAVEEGYTLDVAAYTVAIIGLFMGGRAGEAWSLYCQMKEVGLALTVHTYNVMVSGFVKERDLNMVNLLLQEMIEAKVELSSNTFLRLSKFLCRPYLSSSVIELWIEMRSLGLISSKVVQELLSDEVAKGMKVDDGLIAISDVTSETDRSVEASGSEDVYDVAASMA, from the exons ATGATGAGTGGCAAGCAGATGAAA AGACTTGATGTGGCTGGTAAGTTATTGGAGAAGATGGTTGAGACTGGTTCTTCTCCTAGTATTGTAACGTACACGACTTTAATCAGGGGATTTTTAAAATCTAATATGGTTAGTGAAGCATTCAATATTCTAAATATTATGGAATCCAAAGGATATGCCCCTGACCTCGTTCTTTGTAATGTGTTAATAGACTCCTTTGCCAAAGCTGGGAGGTGTGATGATGCCATTAATGTTTTTGTTAGCATGCGATCACGGAACTTGGCTCCTGATTCTTGTACTGTCTCTTCATTATTATCTACCTTGTGTTTGTCTAGGAGGTTTGATATGTTACCCAAGTTGGTTCGTGGACTTGACATAGAAGCTGACTTATTGCTATGTAACTCACTTCTCTGTTATTTTTGTAAAGCCAAGTTTCCGTCTCTTGCTGTAAAGTTTTATAATGATATGCTTGATAATGGCCTTACCCCAGATAAGTATACTTTTGTTGGATTAGTAGATGGGTTATGCAAGGCAAAAAGAGTTGATGAAGCAGTTGATGCGTATCATGGGATTCTCCAGAGTTTCCCTGGACAGGATGCTTATATTCATACTGTGGTCATGGATGGGCTTATAAAGGTCCGTAAATTTAATGCGGCCATTAGAGTGTTTAGAAAAGCAGTTGAAGAGGGCTACACCCTTGATGTTGCAGCATACACAGTTGCCATTATAGGGCTCTTTATGGGTGGTAGAGCTGGAGAGGCTTGGTCACTCTATTGCCAGATGAAGGAAGTCGGCTTGGCTCTTACTGTACATACATACAATGTAATGGTCTCTGGTTTTGTTAAAGAAAGAGATCTTAATATGGTTAATTTACTGCTACAAGAGATGATAGAAGCAAAAGTAGAACTGAGCTCCAATACTTTCTTGAGATTATCAAAATTCCTCTGTAGACCATATCTTTCTAGTTCAGTTATTGAACTATGGATTGAGATGAGAAGTTTGGGTTTGATATCTTCTAAAGTAGTGCAAGAATTACTTTCTGATGAAGTTGCCAAAGGCATGAAAGTAGATGATGGCCTAATTGCAATTTCAGACGTTACTTCAGAAACTGATCGATCTGTGGAGGCATCTGGCTCTGAAGACGTTTATGATGTGGCTGCTTCAATGGCTTGA
- the LOC103417281 gene encoding putative pentatricopeptide repeat-containing protein At1g16830 isoform X2 has protein sequence MLPICHFSSPKMCPTNKTQENFPKLFDRQTSKLNHQDVHSTLLNCPSDLIALRFFLWCAGQHNFFHNKIVIDHMVGVIKRVMEQYRTVKLVIRELESMGCVVKSQTFLLLLRIYWRGEMYTMVFEAIELMGTYGFTPNTFARNIIIDALFKIGHVNLAIKFLKETRRPNFLTFNIALCNLCNINDLYHIGDVFRMMLQWGYSPKVETFEMILSCLCKMGKIVEAHQVLGLLITLGIAVSVNVWSMLMNGFCRLQRLDVAGKLLEKMVETGSSPSIVTYTTLIRGFLKSNMVSEAFNILNIMESKGYAPDLVLCNVLIDSFAKAGRCDDAINVFVSMRSRNLAPDSCTVSSLLSTLCLSRRFDMLPKLVRGLDIEADLLLCNSLLCYFCKAKFPSLAVKFYNDMLDNGLTPDKYTFVGLVDGLCKAKRVDEAVDAYHGILQSFPGQDAYIHTVVMDGLIKVRKFNAAIRVFRKAVEEGYTLDVAAYTVAIIGLFMGGRAGEAWSLYCQMKEVGLALTVHTYNVMVSGFVKERDLNMVNLLLQEMIEAKVELSSNTFLRLSKFLCRPYLSSSVIELWIEMRSLGLISSKVVQELLSDEVAKGMKVDDGLIAISDVTSETDRSVEASGSEDVYDVAASMA, from the coding sequence ATGCTGCCTATCTGCCACTTTTCATCGCCAAAGATGTGTCCAACTAACAAAACCCAGGAAAATTTCCCGAAACTTTTTGACCGACAAACAAGTAAACTCAATCATCAAGATGTGCATTCCACTTTATTGAACTGCCCTTCTGATTTGATTGCACTGAGATTCTTCTTGTGGTGTGCCGGacaacataatttttttcacaATAAGATTGTGAttgatcacatggttggtgTGATCAAGCGCGTGATGGAACAATACAGAACCGTTAAATTGGTTATTAGGGAACTAGAGAGCATGGGGTGTGTTGTAAAATCTCAAACATTTTTGCTGTTGTTGAGGATTTATTGGCGTGGCGAAATGTATACAATGGTCTTTGAGGCTATTGAGCTAATGGGTACTTATGGCTTTACTCCAAACACATTTGCTCGTAACATAATCATTGATGCGTTGTTCAAAATTGGGCATGTGAATTTAGCTATTAAGTTTCTGAAAGAGACCCGAAGGCCAAATTTTTTGACTTTTAACATTGCACTGTGTAATTTATGTAATATCAATGATTTATATCACATTGGAGATGTGTTTAGAATGATGTTGCAATGGGGATATAGCCCCAAAGTGGAGACATTTGAGATGATTTTGAGCTGTTTATGCAAAATGGGTAAAATAGTGGAGGCGCATCAAGTTTTGGGTCTATTGATTACTTTGGGTATTGCTGTGTCTGTAAATGTTTGGAGTATGTTGATGAATGGGTTTTGTCGGTTGCAGAGACTTGATGTGGCTGGTAAGTTATTGGAGAAGATGGTTGAGACTGGTTCTTCTCCTAGTATTGTAACGTACACGACTTTAATCAGGGGATTTTTAAAATCTAATATGGTTAGTGAAGCATTCAATATTCTAAATATTATGGAATCCAAAGGATATGCCCCTGACCTCGTTCTTTGTAATGTGTTAATAGACTCCTTTGCCAAAGCTGGGAGGTGTGATGATGCCATTAATGTTTTTGTTAGCATGCGATCACGGAACTTGGCTCCTGATTCTTGTACTGTCTCTTCATTATTATCTACCTTGTGTTTGTCTAGGAGGTTTGATATGTTACCCAAGTTGGTTCGTGGACTTGACATAGAAGCTGACTTATTGCTATGTAACTCACTTCTCTGTTATTTTTGTAAAGCCAAGTTTCCGTCTCTTGCTGTAAAGTTTTATAATGATATGCTTGATAATGGCCTTACCCCAGATAAGTATACTTTTGTTGGATTAGTAGATGGGTTATGCAAGGCAAAAAGAGTTGATGAAGCAGTTGATGCGTATCATGGGATTCTCCAGAGTTTCCCTGGACAGGATGCTTATATTCATACTGTGGTCATGGATGGGCTTATAAAGGTCCGTAAATTTAATGCGGCCATTAGAGTGTTTAGAAAAGCAGTTGAAGAGGGCTACACCCTTGATGTTGCAGCATACACAGTTGCCATTATAGGGCTCTTTATGGGTGGTAGAGCTGGAGAGGCTTGGTCACTCTATTGCCAGATGAAGGAAGTCGGCTTGGCTCTTACTGTACATACATACAATGTAATGGTCTCTGGTTTTGTTAAAGAAAGAGATCTTAATATGGTTAATTTACTGCTACAAGAGATGATAGAAGCAAAAGTAGAACTGAGCTCCAATACTTTCTTGAGATTATCAAAATTCCTCTGTAGACCATATCTTTCTAGTTCAGTTATTGAACTATGGATTGAGATGAGAAGTTTGGGTTTGATATCTTCTAAAGTAGTGCAAGAATTACTTTCTGATGAAGTTGCCAAAGGCATGAAAGTAGATGATGGCCTAATTGCAATTTCAGACGTTACTTCAGAAACTGATCGATCTGTGGAGGCATCTGGCTCTGAAGACGTTTATGATGTGGCTGCTTCAATGGCTTGA